The following are encoded in a window of Terriglobia bacterium genomic DNA:
- a CDS encoding polyphosphate kinase 2 family protein — protein MKISKKTLKLANAYRVDHGKSFRLKDFDPADTRDLFSKEKADELLRHDIAMMQELQEKLYAQDEWAVLLIFQAMDAAGKDGVIKHVMSGVNPQACQVYSFKQPSTEELDHDFLWRTNKCLPERGRIGIFNRSYYEEVLVVRVHPDFLAKQHLPAHLVGKKIWKERFEDIRNMESYLARNGMVVRKFFLNISLEEQKKRFLARLDEPEKNWKFSAGDVHERDRWRDYMHAYEEMIQNTATPEAPWYVVPADHKRFMHAAVSAAIIETLASLDLEFPKVDPSRRKELDVARAALVKSKK, from the coding sequence ATGAAGATCAGCAAGAAAACCTTGAAGCTGGCCAACGCCTACCGCGTGGACCACGGAAAATCATTTCGCCTGAAAGATTTTGATCCGGCGGACACGCGGGACTTGTTTTCCAAAGAAAAAGCCGATGAGCTTCTCCGGCACGACATCGCTATGATGCAGGAGCTGCAGGAAAAGCTTTACGCCCAGGATGAATGGGCCGTCCTGCTGATCTTTCAGGCCATGGACGCCGCGGGCAAAGACGGCGTGATCAAGCACGTGATGTCCGGCGTGAACCCGCAGGCCTGCCAGGTGTACAGCTTCAAACAGCCTTCCACCGAAGAACTGGACCACGACTTCCTGTGGCGCACCAATAAGTGCCTGCCTGAACGCGGGCGCATCGGCATCTTCAACCGTTCGTATTACGAAGAAGTGCTGGTGGTGCGCGTGCACCCGGACTTCCTGGCCAAGCAGCACCTGCCTGCGCACTTGGTGGGCAAGAAGATATGGAAAGAGCGCTTTGAGGACATCCGCAACATGGAGAGCTACCTGGCGCGCAACGGCATGGTAGTGCGCAAGTTTTTCCTCAACATATCGCTGGAGGAACAGAAGAAGCGCTTTCTCGCCCGGCTGGATGAACCGGAGAAGAACTGGAAGTTTTCCGCGGGCGACGTCCACGAGCGCGACCGCTGGCGCGACTACATGCACGCCTACGAAGAGATGATCCAGAACACGGCCACGCCGGAAGCGCCCTGGTACGTGGTCCCCGCCGACCACAAGCGGTTCATGCACGCAGCGGTCAGCGCGGCGATCATTGAAACCCTGGCGTCGCTCGACCTGGAATTCCCCAAGGTGGACCCGTCGCGCCGCAAAGAATTGGACGTTGCGCGGGCGGCCCTGGTAAAGTCCAAGAAGTAA
- a CDS encoding DUF3455 domain-containing protein: MIPPTVPDNLKAPDGEELVLKVSATGYQIYVCQAGADGKPAWTLKMPLAELCDEKGSVIGSHYGGPTWKLRDGSEVTGKLLAKADAPDASAIPWLLVAVASNSGKGALGKATTIQRVNTTGGLAPASCGGSDLGKETKSAYTADYYFYAPGK; this comes from the coding sequence ATGATTCCGCCCACAGTTCCTGACAATTTGAAAGCTCCCGATGGAGAAGAGCTGGTGCTCAAGGTGAGCGCCACCGGCTACCAGATCTACGTTTGCCAGGCAGGCGCGGACGGCAAACCGGCCTGGACACTGAAGATGCCCCTGGCGGAGCTGTGCGACGAGAAGGGCTCGGTGATCGGCAGCCACTACGGAGGTCCAACGTGGAAGCTTCGGGACGGCAGCGAGGTTACGGGGAAGTTGTTGGCAAAGGCCGACGCGCCGGACGCTAGCGCGATCCCGTGGTTGCTTGTTGCCGTGGCAAGCAATTCGGGGAAGGGAGCGTTGGGCAAGGCCACGACTATTCAGCGGGTGAATACTACGGGCGGATTGGCGCCCGCGAGTTGCGGCGGGTCCGATCTCGGCAAAGAAACCAAGAGCGCGTATACGGCTGATTATTATTTTTATGCGCCGGGGAAGTAG
- the murA gene encoding UDP-N-acetylglucosamine 1-carboxyvinyltransferase, with the protein MDRFVIRGGNPLVGTIRVSGAKNAALPAMAAAILTDETVILENVPDVRDIQTERRLLETMGAEVQLAYGGDPHRTSICCRNLSNPEAAYDLVKTMRASTLVLGPLVARTGRARVSLPGGCAIGARPIDLHIKGLEKLGATIMQEHGYIEAAAERLHGGHIIFDKITVTGTEDLMMAAALAEGETVMENCAREPEVSDLAALLNKMGARVEGAGTSTIRIHGVSKLRGARHRIIPDRIEAATFIIAAALTGGDLTVANCDPRHLGALLHKLEECGLKLSPGKDSVRVTNGHKLRAADVNTEEYPGFPTDMQAQYMTLATQAEGSSVITENIFENRFMHAQELVRMGANIRVEGRRAVVRGGTPLSGAAVQCSDLRASASLVIAALVAQGETILDRVYHIDRGYERIEEKLSAVGAQIKRIGEMLPQRTQAPAGVA; encoded by the coding sequence ATGGACAGATTTGTCATTCGCGGCGGCAACCCCCTGGTGGGGACCATCCGCGTCAGCGGCGCCAAGAACGCTGCCCTTCCCGCCATGGCCGCCGCCATCCTCACCGATGAAACCGTCATCCTGGAAAATGTCCCGGACGTGCGCGACATTCAGACCGAGCGCAGACTGCTGGAGACCATGGGGGCAGAAGTTCAGCTGGCCTACGGCGGCGACCCGCATCGCACTTCCATCTGCTGCCGCAACTTGTCGAACCCGGAAGCCGCGTACGACCTGGTCAAAACCATGCGCGCTTCCACGCTGGTCCTGGGACCGCTCGTGGCCCGCACCGGACGCGCCCGCGTCTCCCTGCCTGGCGGCTGCGCCATCGGAGCCCGGCCCATTGATCTTCACATCAAAGGCCTGGAAAAACTTGGCGCCACCATCATGCAGGAGCACGGCTACATTGAAGCTGCCGCCGAACGCCTGCATGGCGGGCACATTATTTTTGACAAGATCACCGTCACCGGGACTGAAGACCTGATGATGGCCGCGGCCCTGGCGGAAGGCGAAACCGTGATGGAAAACTGCGCCCGTGAGCCTGAAGTCTCTGACCTGGCTGCCCTGCTCAACAAAATGGGCGCGCGCGTGGAAGGCGCGGGCACGTCCACGATTCGCATTCACGGCGTCAGCAAGCTGCGCGGAGCGCGGCACCGCATCATTCCTGACCGCATTGAGGCTGCCACCTTCATCATTGCCGCGGCCCTCACCGGCGGCGACCTCACCGTCGCCAACTGCGATCCCCGGCACCTGGGCGCGCTGCTTCACAAGCTGGAAGAGTGTGGCCTGAAGCTCTCACCCGGCAAAGATTCCGTCCGCGTCACCAACGGCCACAAGCTCCGGGCCGCCGACGTGAATACCGAGGAATACCCGGGCTTCCCCACGGACATGCAGGCCCAGTACATGACGCTGGCCACGCAGGCCGAAGGCAGTTCCGTAATCACCGAAAACATTTTCGAGAACCGTTTCATGCACGCCCAGGAACTGGTGCGCATGGGCGCCAATATCCGCGTGGAAGGCCGGCGCGCCGTGGTGCGTGGCGGAACGCCGCTGAGCGGAGCGGCTGTCCAGTGTTCTGACCTGCGGGCTTCCGCGTCATTGGTGATCGCCGCGCTGGTGGCCCAGGGCGAAACCATCCTGGACCGCGTCTACCACATTGACCGCGGCTACGAACGCATTGAAGAAAAATTGTCCGCCGTGGGCGCGCAGATCAAACGCATCGGCGAGATGCTGCCGCAGCGAACTCAGGCGCCGGCGGGTGTGGCGTAA
- the murQ gene encoding N-acetylmuramic acid 6-phosphate etherase: protein MTKHLGTEQPNRASAELDTKSALEIATIINLEDRKVAAAVEKSLPQIALAIDAIVETIRMGGRLIYVGAGSSGRIAAGDACECPPTFNTDPKTVQYVIAGGEKALTRATELNEDSRAAGRRAISKRKPNRKDVVVGVAASGRTPYTVGAIEYARKQGSKTVAVVCNPGSELGRAAEIEIVADVGPEALAGSTRMKAGSAQKMVLNMLSTGAMARLGYVYGNFMVNVQTRNKKLVERGLSILEQAAGVDRKTAARALKSAGNQVAIALISLKTGLRRAEAGKELKRAKGNVRRAIVDNLNQTSG, encoded by the coding sequence GTGACCAAGCATCTGGGGACCGAGCAACCCAACCGGGCTTCGGCGGAGCTGGACACCAAATCAGCTCTGGAGATCGCTACCATCATCAACCTGGAAGACCGCAAAGTAGCGGCTGCCGTGGAGAAGTCTCTGCCGCAGATCGCGCTCGCCATTGACGCCATTGTGGAAACCATCCGCATGGGCGGACGCTTGATTTACGTGGGCGCCGGCAGCAGCGGGCGAATCGCCGCGGGCGACGCCTGCGAGTGTCCTCCAACCTTTAATACTGATCCCAAGACCGTGCAGTACGTGATCGCCGGCGGTGAGAAGGCCTTGACCCGCGCCACCGAACTCAACGAGGATTCCCGCGCCGCTGGGCGGCGGGCTATTTCCAAGCGCAAACCCAATCGTAAAGACGTGGTGGTGGGCGTGGCTGCTAGCGGTCGCACGCCGTACACGGTTGGGGCCATTGAGTACGCCCGCAAGCAAGGCTCCAAGACCGTGGCCGTGGTTTGCAATCCTGGTTCCGAGCTGGGCCGGGCGGCGGAGATCGAGATTGTCGCCGACGTCGGCCCGGAAGCGCTGGCCGGCTCCACCCGCATGAAGGCCGGTTCTGCACAGAAGATGGTACTCAACATGCTATCTACCGGAGCCATGGCGAGACTGGGCTATGTTTACGGGAACTTCATGGTCAACGTTCAGACCAGGAACAAGAAACTGGTGGAACGTGGACTCTCCATCCTGGAGCAAGCCGCCGGGGTGGACCGAAAAACCGCCGCCCGGGCCTTGAAGTCGGCAGGCAACCAGGTGGCGATTGCCCTCATCTCGCTCAAGACCGGCTTGCGTCGCGCGGAAGCCGGGAAGGAACTCAAGCGCGCGAAAGGCAATGTCCGCAGGGCAATCGTGGACAACCTGAATCAAACATCCGGGTAA
- a CDS encoding beta-lactamase family protein: protein MAIAHQGKLVALQGFGTFTYDTGSPAVTPATIYDLASVTKVVATTAACMVLYEQGKFRLEQPVAEVLPEFAGYDARRAQVTFRMLLAHSSGLPAYARMFEGATSKNDIFEQAFQIPLSADPGSRAEYSDVGFILLGEALERLIGQSLDKFCKEQIFNPLGMATMTFKPAANLKPLIPPTQDDVTFRHEVVQGEVNDENAWAMGGVAGHAGCFSTAEDVAIFAECMLRGGAPLLQPHTVELFTRHEEIPAGTSRALGWDTPSLPSQSGSLFSPRSYGHLGYTGTSLWLDPERHLSVTLLTNRTWPDREAQSIKQIRPAFHDAVIEAIK, encoded by the coding sequence GTGGCCATCGCCCACCAGGGCAAGCTTGTCGCCCTGCAAGGCTTTGGGACTTTCACGTACGACACCGGCTCGCCTGCGGTGACGCCCGCCACCATCTACGATCTAGCGTCCGTCACCAAAGTGGTGGCGACCACCGCCGCCTGCATGGTTCTTTATGAGCAAGGCAAGTTCCGTTTGGAGCAGCCGGTAGCGGAGGTCCTGCCGGAATTCGCCGGCTACGACGCTCGCCGCGCGCAGGTCACCTTCCGCATGCTGCTGGCGCACTCCTCCGGCTTGCCCGCTTACGCCCGCATGTTTGAAGGCGCAACCAGCAAGAATGACATCTTCGAACAGGCCTTCCAGATTCCCTTGTCCGCCGATCCCGGCAGCCGGGCTGAATATAGCGATGTCGGCTTCATCCTGCTGGGCGAAGCCTTGGAACGCCTCATCGGCCAATCTCTTGATAAGTTCTGTAAAGAACAGATCTTCAATCCGCTCGGCATGGCGACCATGACTTTCAAGCCCGCCGCCAACCTGAAACCTCTCATTCCACCGACGCAAGATGACGTGACTTTCCGCCATGAAGTCGTCCAGGGCGAAGTGAACGACGAGAACGCCTGGGCCATGGGCGGCGTGGCCGGGCACGCGGGCTGTTTCTCCACGGCTGAAGATGTAGCCATTTTTGCCGAATGCATGCTCCGCGGTGGCGCACCGTTGCTGCAGCCCCACACTGTGGAACTTTTTACACGCCACGAGGAAATTCCGGCTGGAACCTCGCGTGCGCTGGGGTGGGACACGCCATCACTTCCGTCACAATCCGGCAGTCTTTTTTCTCCGCGATCGTACGGCCATCTGGGCTATACGGGCACGTCCTTATGGCTCGATCCGGAGCGCCATCTGTCTGTTACTCTGCTAACCAACCGTACTTGGCCGGACCGCGAAGCGCAGTCCATCAAGCAAATCCGTCCGGCGTTCCATGACGCGGTGATCGAGGCGATCAAGTGA
- a CDS encoding DUF1343 domain-containing protein: protein MRLLRQVTLFISILVLALTSVASAAPAAGRKKPKAKSKPKPLVLKEMGNFTAVDALVQEQVNNEAITGAVLVVGHNGNIVHQKAFGHRAVSPKREPMMLDTVFDLASLTKVVATTPCVMRLLQYGQIRLEEPFSRHIPEFGANGKENVTIRQMLTHYSGLRPDLDLNPPWEGQETAFRLAHEEKLQAPPGAQFVYSDINFLELGELVQQASGLSLDKYAEVHIFQPMGMTHTMFRPPASIKSKIAETLSVDNKRILRGLVQDPTAERMGGVAGHAGLFSTAGDLAIYAQALIDRRGILAPDVIEKMITPQTPPNAVEVRGLGWDIDTPFSTNRGALLPVGSFGHTGFTGTSMWIDPYSNTYIILLTNSVHPRLASGPVVQLRSHVATAVAATLDLNVTSPTREPSLGITGYNELAAASRHLSTRNGHVLTGIDVLEKDNFAALRSDPAKGDKTEMTIGVLTNQTGLDAQGNRTIDVLAAAPGIKLAAIFSPEHGIFGNVDTMKVENPTDAVTGIQVHTLYGSSEAKRRPPVEELKKLDAVVFDIQDAGVRFYTYPATLGYLLEAAAAANTEVIVLDRPDPITGSIVQGPMSRDDHLSFTNYRPIPIRHGMTIGELAQFYNEEYKIGARLRVIPMQGWLRGDWFDATGIVWTNPSPNLRSVNEAALYPGVAVIESTNVSVGRGTDTPFEVMGAPWVKPRVLAEALNARMIPGVRFVPVTFTPASGPYAGQPCGGVNIIITDRSVLDAPEMGIELAAALKKLFPDDWKMERLINIVANQDIVDAVARGDDPRAIAQSWQDELQKFRELRAKYLLYK, encoded by the coding sequence ATGAGATTACTACGCCAGGTAACCCTGTTCATCAGCATTCTTGTGCTCGCGCTGACATCGGTGGCGTCCGCGGCTCCGGCTGCTGGTCGCAAGAAGCCAAAAGCCAAGTCTAAGCCCAAGCCGCTGGTCCTGAAAGAAATGGGCAACTTCACCGCCGTGGACGCCCTGGTGCAGGAGCAGGTGAACAACGAAGCCATCACCGGCGCCGTGCTGGTGGTGGGGCATAACGGCAACATCGTCCACCAGAAGGCGTTCGGACATCGCGCGGTCTCACCCAAGCGCGAGCCCATGATGCTGGACACGGTGTTTGATCTGGCGTCGCTGACTAAAGTGGTGGCCACCACCCCGTGCGTGATGCGTCTGCTGCAATACGGGCAGATACGGCTGGAAGAGCCGTTCTCGCGCCACATTCCCGAGTTCGGCGCGAACGGCAAAGAGAACGTCACCATCCGCCAGATGCTCACGCACTATTCGGGACTGCGGCCTGATCTGGATTTGAACCCGCCGTGGGAAGGCCAGGAAACGGCGTTCCGCCTGGCGCATGAAGAAAAGTTGCAGGCCCCGCCGGGAGCGCAGTTCGTTTACAGCGACATCAATTTCCTGGAGCTGGGCGAACTGGTGCAGCAGGCCTCCGGACTTTCATTGGACAAATACGCTGAAGTGCACATTTTCCAGCCGATGGGGATGACGCATACCATGTTTCGCCCGCCGGCTTCGATCAAAAGCAAGATTGCCGAGACGCTCTCCGTGGACAACAAGCGGATCCTGCGCGGGCTGGTGCAGGACCCCACAGCCGAACGCATGGGCGGAGTGGCCGGACACGCCGGCTTGTTTTCGACGGCCGGCGATCTTGCAATCTACGCGCAGGCGCTGATAGATCGCCGGGGGATTCTGGCGCCGGACGTCATAGAGAAGATGATTACGCCGCAGACTCCGCCCAACGCGGTGGAAGTCCGCGGGCTGGGTTGGGACATTGACACGCCTTTTTCCACCAACCGCGGCGCGCTGCTGCCGGTGGGATCCTTCGGCCACACGGGATTTACCGGGACCAGCATGTGGATTGATCCTTACTCCAACACCTACATCATTCTGCTGACCAATTCGGTGCACCCGCGGCTGGCGTCCGGCCCGGTGGTGCAGTTGCGGTCGCACGTGGCGACGGCGGTAGCGGCCACGCTGGATTTGAACGTGACTTCGCCGACGCGAGAGCCGTCACTGGGCATCACCGGGTATAACGAACTGGCGGCGGCATCGCGCCACCTGAGCACGCGCAACGGGCACGTGCTGACGGGGATTGACGTGCTGGAGAAAGACAACTTCGCGGCTTTAAGAAGCGACCCCGCCAAAGGCGACAAGACGGAGATGACCATCGGCGTGCTGACCAATCAGACCGGGTTGGACGCGCAAGGCAATCGCACCATTGACGTGCTGGCCGCGGCGCCGGGTATCAAGCTGGCGGCCATCTTCAGCCCCGAACACGGCATCTTCGGCAACGTGGACACCATGAAAGTTGAGAACCCCACGGACGCCGTCACCGGAATACAGGTGCACACACTTTACGGGAGTTCTGAAGCCAAGCGCCGGCCGCCGGTGGAAGAGTTGAAGAAGCTGGACGCCGTGGTGTTTGACATTCAGGATGCGGGCGTGCGTTTTTACACCTATCCCGCGACTCTTGGCTACCTGCTGGAAGCCGCAGCAGCGGCGAATACCGAAGTGATTGTGCTGGACCGGCCCGATCCTATCACCGGTTCCATTGTGCAGGGGCCCATGTCGCGCGACGACCACTTGAGCTTTACCAACTATCGCCCCATACCCATACGCCACGGCATGACGATTGGCGAGCTGGCGCAGTTCTACAACGAGGAATACAAAATCGGCGCCCGCCTGCGCGTCATTCCCATGCAGGGCTGGCTGCGGGGCGACTGGTTTGACGCCACGGGAATCGTGTGGACGAACCCCTCGCCCAACTTGCGATCGGTGAATGAAGCGGCGTTGTATCCCGGCGTGGCGGTGATTGAGAGCACCAACGTCTCCGTCGGACGCGGCACCGACACGCCGTTTGAAGTGATGGGCGCGCCCTGGGTGAAGCCCCGCGTGCTGGCGGAAGCGCTTAACGCGCGGATGATCCCCGGCGTGCGTTTTGTTCCGGTGACTTTCACGCCGGCGTCCGGGCCTTATGCCGGGCAGCCGTGCGGCGGCGTCAACATTATTATTACCGATCGCAGCGTGCTCGACGCGCCGGAGATGGGCATTGAGCTGGCGGCAGCCCTCAAAAAACTCTTCCCTGACGACTGGAAGATGGAGCGGCTGATCAACATCGTCGCCAACCAGGATATCGTTGATGCCGTGGCCCGTGGCGACGACCCACGGGCCATCGCCCAAAGCTGGCAGGATGAGTTGCAGAAGTTTAGAGAGTTGAGGGCCAAGTACTTGCTGTACAAGTAG
- a CDS encoding DUF72 domain-containing protein: MADLHIGTSGWSYPTWKPAFFPDKLPSKRFLEYYATQLNTVELNATFRRMPTASAIAGWVNATTPDFRFAAKAHQSITHIKRLKGAEESLRFFLRSLEPMRESGKLGPILFQVPPNLKADTGLLEAFVQLLPQAYQCAFEFRHETWFTDAVYDILKKRNVALCWAESEKITTPKEPTANFLYYRLRLPNFSKAQMDNLSEEFKTQRQSREVYAFFKHEETPEGALNAVIVARANGIEAKPFVMPEKKAGKKKTG, encoded by the coding sequence ATGGCTGACCTGCACATTGGCACTTCAGGATGGTCGTATCCCACGTGGAAGCCGGCGTTTTTTCCGGACAAGCTGCCGTCCAAACGATTTCTGGAGTATTACGCGACACAACTGAACACGGTTGAGCTGAACGCGACGTTTCGCCGCATGCCCACGGCCAGCGCCATCGCGGGATGGGTGAATGCGACGACACCGGACTTCCGCTTTGCCGCCAAGGCCCATCAGTCCATCACCCACATCAAGCGGTTGAAAGGCGCGGAGGAGTCACTGCGGTTCTTTCTGCGGAGCCTGGAGCCCATGCGCGAGTCGGGCAAACTGGGGCCGATCCTGTTTCAAGTCCCGCCGAACCTGAAGGCCGATACCGGGCTCTTGGAGGCGTTCGTCCAACTGTTGCCGCAGGCTTACCAGTGCGCGTTTGAGTTTCGCCACGAGACGTGGTTTACCGACGCGGTATATGACATCTTGAAGAAGAGAAATGTTGCGCTGTGCTGGGCGGAAAGCGAGAAGATCACCACGCCCAAAGAGCCGACCGCCAATTTTCTCTACTACCGGCTGCGTTTGCCGAATTTCAGCAAAGCCCAGATGGACAATTTGAGCGAAGAGTTCAAGACGCAGCGGCAATCGCGCGAAGTCTACGCGTTCTTCAAGCACGAAGAGACACCGGAAGGCGCGCTGAACGCGGTGATCGTGGCCCGTGCGAACGGGATCGAAGCCAAGCCGTTCGTGATGCCGGAGAAGAAGGCGGGGAAGAAGAAGACCGGTTAA
- a CDS encoding tyrosine recombinase XerD: MTSARQRAITGFLDYLKVEKGLAPLSVSAYQSDLTQFSEFLAGRRRELLQARREDVRAFLGQLFSNAVSDRSVARKLSALRHFYKYLLLDRLIKHDPTLDIDSPKQWKVLPKSLATGEIDAMVASASHEAEGDSKLAYALAQRDGAMLEMLYAAGLRVSEVIGVKLEDLKLELGHVLVRGKGDKERLVPLGRAAQDAIRTYIEDGREALLVERVSPLLFVRRGGGKLTRQRVWQMVSAASAQGRHASPHMLRHSCATHMVANGADLRTVQTILGHADVSTTQIYTHVALDRLKTVYREFHPRGKGKKAASGGRG; encoded by the coding sequence GTGACCTCCGCCAGACAGCGCGCCATTACTGGATTTCTTGACTACCTCAAAGTCGAGAAAGGCCTGGCGCCGCTTTCGGTGAGCGCGTATCAATCTGATCTCACGCAGTTCAGCGAGTTTCTCGCAGGTCGTCGGCGAGAATTGTTGCAGGCGCGGAGGGAAGATGTGCGCGCGTTTCTCGGGCAGTTGTTTTCCAACGCCGTGAGCGACCGCTCGGTGGCGCGCAAGCTCTCAGCTCTGCGGCACTTCTACAAGTATCTTCTCCTCGACCGCCTGATCAAGCACGACCCCACGCTGGACATTGATTCTCCCAAGCAGTGGAAGGTGCTGCCCAAGTCGCTGGCGACGGGCGAGATTGACGCCATGGTGGCCTCGGCGTCCCACGAGGCGGAAGGTGATTCCAAGCTGGCCTATGCTTTGGCACAGCGCGATGGCGCGATGCTGGAGATGCTCTACGCCGCGGGGCTGCGTGTTTCGGAAGTCATCGGCGTGAAGCTGGAAGACTTGAAACTGGAACTGGGACACGTCCTGGTTCGCGGCAAGGGCGATAAAGAACGCCTGGTGCCGCTGGGGCGGGCGGCGCAGGACGCGATTCGTACATATATAGAAGATGGACGCGAGGCGTTGTTGGTCGAAAGGGTCTCGCCGTTGCTGTTTGTGCGTCGCGGCGGAGGCAAGCTGACGCGGCAGCGCGTATGGCAGATGGTGAGCGCGGCGTCGGCACAAGGCCGACATGCCAGTCCGCACATGCTGCGGCACAGTTGCGCCACGCACATGGTCGCCAACGGCGCTGATCTGCGCACCGTGCAGACAATTCTTGGCCATGCCGATGTTTCCACCACGCAGATTTATACCCACGTGGCGTTGGACCGGCTGAAGACCGTGTATCGCGAGTTTCATCCGCGCGGCAAAGGGAAGAAGGCGGCAAGCGGAGGACGGGGATGA
- a CDS encoding tyrosine recombinase XerC, whose translation MKQILAAANRAKPSKTNSQPNSILQREVQISPEIKKGSSKFLDHLRAEKHASPHTLRAYRNELQRFGEYLGPEIRWKDIDHVFIRSFLSQLHAQGLSKVSVARALAALRSMYKWLAREGVVQQNPAKLVATPKLPKKLPRVPTLEEMNGLLDSSMAEDSSFPERDRAIFELLYGCGLRNSELVGIELSDIEESNGVILVRGKGKKQRYVPLEGAAAEALQAYRQARQKALNIEGKSTRRLFINRRGGALTTRSVGRIVKQIAVAKGLPPDVHPHTLRHAFGTHMLTEGADLRAIQELLGHERLSTTQKYTQLSVSHVMEVYDRTHPRASNPGASNPGASNPGASNPGAK comes from the coding sequence ATGAAACAAATTCTTGCTGCCGCGAACCGAGCGAAGCCGTCGAAAACGAATTCGCAGCCAAATTCCATTCTGCAGCGCGAAGTCCAGATCAGCCCGGAGATCAAGAAGGGAAGCAGCAAATTCCTGGACCATCTGCGCGCGGAGAAGCACGCCTCGCCGCACACGCTGCGCGCCTATCGCAATGAGCTGCAGCGCTTCGGCGAGTACCTGGGGCCGGAGATTCGCTGGAAAGACATTGATCATGTGTTCATTCGCAGCTTCCTGTCGCAGCTTCATGCCCAGGGTTTAAGCAAAGTGTCTGTGGCACGGGCGCTGGCGGCGCTGCGCTCGATGTATAAGTGGCTGGCGCGGGAAGGCGTGGTACAGCAGAACCCGGCCAAGCTGGTAGCTACACCCAAGCTGCCGAAGAAACTGCCGCGTGTACCTACGCTGGAAGAAATGAATGGTCTGCTGGATAGCTCGATGGCTGAGGACTCCAGTTTCCCGGAGCGCGACCGCGCGATCTTTGAATTGCTCTATGGCTGCGGCCTGCGCAACTCTGAGTTGGTGGGCATCGAGCTGAGCGACATTGAGGAATCCAACGGCGTGATCCTGGTTCGCGGCAAAGGGAAGAAGCAACGCTACGTCCCGCTGGAAGGCGCGGCGGCAGAAGCGCTGCAAGCATATCGCCAGGCGCGGCAGAAGGCGCTGAATATCGAGGGCAAGAGCACGCGGAGGCTGTTCATCAACCGGCGCGGTGGCGCGTTGACCACGCGCAGCGTGGGGAGGATCGTCAAGCAGATCGCGGTGGCCAAGGGCTTGCCGCCGGACGTCCATCCGCATACGCTGCGTCACGCCTTTGGCACGCACATGCTGACCGAAGGCGCGGACTTGCGGGCCATACAGGAGCTGCTGGGCCACGAGCGGCTGTCTACCACGCAGAAGTACACGCAGCTATCGGTAAGCCACGTGATGGAAGTGTACGACCGCACGCATCCTCGGGCGAGCAACCCAGGCGCGAGCAACCCAGGCGCGAGCAACCCGGGAGCGAGTAACCCAGGAGCGAAATAG
- a CDS encoding tetratricopeptide repeat protein, whose amino-acid sequence MGLFGFYRFGIIFQVIAIIHFIRRRPDGYWLWIILLGPSGIGALAYIVVEVLPDLGLLRQGLVIFSHRKRITALEMMVLDNPSAGNYEELADLYLEQRKYQRAKECYDRAISSRTDSPDPFYRRALCEIELGDFPNAATDLERVTTKDRNYDYQRAAGLLAHAWANTGRQEQALALFEQVTQTSTLSETQYNYAQLLAAQGKLAEARQWVQKIANKKATMPGYLKRRERPWFRRAAALLKRLPA is encoded by the coding sequence ATGGGCCTATTCGGCTTCTACAGATTCGGGATCATTTTCCAGGTCATTGCCATCATCCACTTCATCCGCCGCCGCCCGGACGGCTATTGGCTGTGGATCATCCTGCTAGGCCCCAGCGGTATTGGCGCGCTGGCATACATTGTGGTTGAGGTCCTCCCGGACCTGGGCCTGCTGCGGCAGGGATTGGTGATTTTCTCGCACCGCAAACGGATCACCGCGCTGGAGATGATGGTGCTGGATAATCCGTCCGCCGGCAATTACGAAGAGCTGGCTGATCTTTACCTGGAGCAGAGGAAATACCAGCGGGCGAAAGAGTGTTACGACCGCGCTATTTCGTCGCGGACGGATTCGCCTGATCCTTTCTACCGGCGGGCGCTGTGCGAAATCGAGCTGGGCGATTTTCCCAACGCGGCCACAGACCTGGAACGGGTGACGACCAAAGACCGCAATTACGATTACCAGCGGGCTGCGGGGCTCCTGGCCCATGCCTGGGCCAACACCGGGCGTCAGGAACAGGCTTTGGCGTTGTTTGAGCAAGTCACCCAGACTTCAACGCTGTCTGAAACGCAGTACAACTATGCGCAACTGCTGGCCGCGCAGGGAAAACTGGCGGAGGCCCGGCAGTGGGTACAGAAGATCGCCAACAAGAAGGCCACCATGCCGGGCTACCTGAAGCGGCGTGAGCGTCCGTGGTTTCGCCGGGCAGCGGCGTTGCTCAAGCGGCTTCCGGCATAA